Below is a window of Halobaculum lipolyticum DNA.
ACCTGACACAGTCCGGAGCGGCTCACGGGAGTTCACCCGCTCGAACCGAAGGGCGCGTTGGGTTTGGCTCCACCGGGGATTCCCGGTCGGTGGCCGACGGCGACGCCCGGCGAGGGGTTTACGGTCGCGCGCCGCCGAACGTCGGTGTGGATCGCGACGTCCTCGTCCTCGGGATCGCGGCCGTGCTCGCCGGCCTGACGGCCACCCTCGTCACGCTCGGCCTCACGCACTCGCCGTTCATCCTCGTAGCTGCGCTCCCGACCGGCGCCGGCGCCTACTTCATGTGGTATCAGGCGTCCGGCCGGATGCGGGAGGACCTGCGTGCGCGCGCCGCCCGCGAGCGGGCGAGTGCGGGGCGGAGACGCGCGCCCGGCGGCGACTCCCGGTTCGCCCGGGAGGCCCGCGAGCGCGCCCGGATGGGCGACGGGGGCCGCGTCGGCGCCGGACGCGGCCGCGGTCCCGGCGGCGCGCGAGCGGGCGCCGGCGCCGGCGCGTCGGCGACCGCGACCGCCGGGATGCCTCCGGGCGACGCGCGCCGGACCCTCGGCGTCGACGCCGGCGTCTCCCAGTCGGAACTGAAAGCCGCCTACCGGGACCGCGTGAAGGAGACCCACCCCGACTCCGGCGGCGACGAGGAGGCGTTCAAACGGGTGAACCGCGCCTACGAGACGCTGAAGGACGACTGAGCGTTCGTTCGCCCCGCCCGCCGTCGTCGGGGGCGGCGCCGGTACGCACGCCGACGGATCGATCGGTCCCTCTACTGTGGTATTGGTAGGCACACTCGTGAAAACCGTTATACTCGCCGGTCCCCACCGCTCGGGCATGGGCGCTGACCGGGCCGTGCTCACACGGACCATCGAGCGCGGCGAGCAGGAGGGCGGCAACGTCGAGTTCAAGACCCGCCTCACCCGGGCGGTCCACCTCGCGGACGGCCGCATGGAGTCGCTGGCGGCACAGCTCCGCCACCGGGTGCTCTCGGGCGACGGCGAGGCGCTGTACGTGGTCGGCGTCACCGACGACGGCGGCATCGCCGGCATCGCGCCGGCGGCGTTCTCGGAGTCGATGGACGTGCTCTCGCTGTTGGCCGAGGAGGCGGACGCCCACATCCACGACGTGGAGACGTGGGCCGCGGGGACCGGCGAGACCGAGGGCGGGCTGGTCGGTCTCGCGACGATCCGCGAGGGCGCCGCCTTCGCCGGCGAGGACGACCACATCGTCGTCGGCACCGCCGGCCACGTCGACCACGGCAAGTCCACCCTCGTCGGCACGCTCGTCACCGGGCAGGCCGACGACGGCGACGGCGGCACCCGTTCGTACCTCGACGTCCAGCCACACGAGATGGAGCGGGGGCTGTCCGCCGACCTCAGCTACGGCGTGTACGGCTTCGACGACGACGGGCCGGTCCGCACGGACAACCCCGACCGCAAGTCCGACCGCGCACGGGTCGTCGAGGAGGCCGACCGCCTCGTCTCGTTCGTCGACACCGTCGGCCACGAGCCGTGGCTACGCACCACGATCCGAGGGTTGGTCGGCCAGAAACTCGACTACGGGCTGCTCGTCGTCGCGGCCGACGACGGGCCGACGAAGACGACCCGCGAACACCTCGGCATCCTGCTGGCGATGGAGCTACCGACGCTCGTCGCGATCACGAAGGTCGACGCCGCGCCCGACGGGCGCGTCGAGGAGGTGGAGCGGGAGGTGGAGTCGATGCTGCGCGACGTGGGGAAGACCCCGCTGCTGGTCGAGCGCCACGGCGTCGCCACCGCCGTCGACGAGGTCGGCGACGGCGTCGTGCCCGTCCTCCTCACCTCGGCGGTGACGCGACAGGGACTCCCCGAACTCGACCGGATGCTGGAGACGCTCCCGAAGCGCGCCGACGACGCGGACGCGGACTTCCGGATGTACGTCGACCGCGCCTACGACGTGAAAGGCGTCGGCGCGGTCGCCTCCGGCACCATCCGGTCGGGCGAGGTGGAAGCCGGCGACGAACTCCTGCTCGGGCCGATGCCCGACGGGAGCTTCCGCGAGGTGGAGGTGCGGTCGATCGAGATGCACTACCACCGCGTCGACAAGGCCCGCGCGGGCCGGATCGTCGGCATCGCGCTCAAGGGGGTCCGCGAGGCCGAGGTCGAGCGCGGGATGGCGCTGGTCCCCCGCGACGCGACCCCGCGGCCGGTGCGGTCGTTCGACGCCGAGGTGATGGTGCTCAACCACCCCACCCGCATCCAGGACGGGTACGAACCGGTCGTCCACCTGGAGACGGTGAGCGAGGCGGCCGTGTTCTCCCCCGAGGGCGGGCGACTGCTCCCGGGCGACACCGGCGAGACCGAGGTCCGCTTCAAGTTCCGACCGTACCTCGTCGAGGAGGGACAGCGGTTCGTGTTCCGCGAGGGGCGCAGCAAGGGCGTCGGCACGGTGACCGGCGTGCGCTACGCCGACGAGTGAGGAACGCCGCGACCGGTCTCGGTCACGTCACTGCCGGTCTCGGTAACACCACTGCCGACTCCAGCCACACCAGCGCCGCCGATGGCGTCCCGCGGGGCGTCAGCCGTCGTCGTCGTGGTGCGTCCGGAGCGCGTCGGTCGCGACGTAGCCGCCGTCGCGCTCGGCGGCGAGGTCGAGCAGCACGAACCAGCCGAGCAGGTGACCGACGCGTTCGCGCCACACCGACTCCCACGCCGTCGTCCGGTAGCGTTCCCAGTCGGGCACGCGGTCGGCGAAGCCGTCGAAGGCGTCGCCGACGGTGAGCGGGCCGTCGGCGGCGAGGAGCGCGTCCACCACGTCGCTCGCGCCGTACACCCCCGCGAGCAGGTGCTCGCGCAGGTACTCGGGCGACGGGTCCGTCCGCAGCCGTTTGAACCCCTCCGGCGTCTCCGTCGCCAGTTCGAGCGCCCGGAGAAACGTCAGCCACGTCCGGGCCACGTCGCGCGAGCGGAAGCCGACCCGGCGCACGAGTCGGGCGCAGCAGTCGTCCTCGCTGCCGGGGACGAGCGGGACGGCCGCCTGCGCGTCGGCGACGAGACCGAGGTCGGCGGGCGGTTCGGGGACGAGTTTGAACTTCATCGGCCGCTACCGGTAGTCGAACGACTCCGCGAGCAGGTCCTCGTGGGTGTCGCCCAGCGCGTACGTGGGTCCGTCGAGCACGTCGACGGTGACGGCGGCGGGGGCGAACACCGACTCGTCGACCTCGTAGAAGTCGTAGTCCGCGTCGGCGAACACCTCCGCGAACGGGCGCCCGTACTCGTCGGCCGCGCTGGAGGGGAGTTCGTCGAAGCGGTCGAACTCCTCGCTCACGGTGAGGTGGACCTCCCCGCCGTACGCGACGGCGTCGTTGGTCCGGCCCATCGCCTCCGTCTCGTCGTAGCTGACCGGGGCGACCGGCGCGGAGCCGGCCGCCGACTGGACGTTCTCGGGGTCGTACCCCAACTCGAACAGGCGGAAGACGGCCAACTCCGCCGCGCGGGCGGCCGCGGTCACGCTCCCGGCGGTCGACCCGAGGGCGGTCGTCGGGAGGAACACCGCCTGCTCGTTCACGTTCGCCCGCTCTGCGACGTGTTCGGCCACGTCGTCGCCGGGGAGGGCGGCGCTCTCGACGCACAACACGGTGAGGTCGAACTCGTCGAAGTAGTCGAGCGCCTGGAACTCCCGCTCCTCGCCGACGAGCGCCCGGGCCGGTCCCGAGCCAAGCCCCGCGAACCCCGGCATGTCGAGTTCCCAGCCGGCCTTCTGGCAGCCCAGCAGCGCGACGCCGGGGTGGTCGGTCGTCAACTCGACGTACGGCGTCGGCGAGCCGTCGACCCGGCCCATCCGGCTCTGGAGCGTCGCCAGTCCGGCGGTCTGGATCTCCGCGAGGAGGAGCCCGGCTTCGAGACCGCCGTCGGCGTCGACGCCGAAGTCGACGACCGTCGCGCCCGAGTCGAGTTCGTAGCCGGCGATGTTCAACTCGTCGGCGAAGTCCAACGCCTCGTCGACCAACTCGACCGCCATGCGATTGAGACTGTCCATGGGCGCGATTGGACGGCCCGTGGGTTAAACTCGGTCTTGTGCGACGGTCGCGTCGGTCAGCGCCGATTCAGTTGGCGGCTCGGCACGGAGACCTCGCCGCCGACGTTCCGAGGTCCCCCTGCGGTCGACCTCGCCTCAGTCGTCGCCGACCGCGCCCGCGCCGAACTCCGCGGTGGCGGCGCCGCCCTCCGCGACCTCGGGCAGTTCCTCGCGCACGTCGTCGCCGCGGCCCTCGGCGATGACCTCGGCGTAGGCGTCGGGCAGGACGCGCGTGAACTCCGACGCGACGGACTCCCAGTCGGCGAGCAGTTCGGCCGCCCGGTCGCTGTCGGTGCGCGCGCGGTGGTTCTCGACCAGCCGGCGGAGCATCGCCTCGTCCTGGTCGGTGAGGTCGTCGCTCAGGCTCACCATCCCGTGGTTCGTCTTCGCGGCCAGTTCGTCGTCGGGGTCGTGGACGTACGCGACGCCGCCGGACATCCCCGCGGCGAAGTTACGGCCGACCTCGCCCAACACCGCGACGACGCCGCCGGTCATGTACTCGCAGCCGTGGTCGCCGACGCCCTCGACGACGGCTTTCACGCCGGAGTTGCGCACGGCGAACCGCTCGCCGGCCATCCCGTTGACGTACGCCTCGCCGGCGGTGGCGCCGTACAGCGCGACGTTGCCGATCAGGATGTTCTCGTCGGCCTCGAACGCCGCGTCGGCGGGCGTCTGCACGACGACCGTCCCGCCGGACAGCCCCTTGCCGACGTAGTCGTTGGCGGCGCCGACGAGGTGGGCGTCCACGCCGCCGGCGAGGAACGCGCCGAACGACTGGCCCGCCTGGCCGCGGAAGTCGAGGTCGAGGGTGCCCGCGGGGAGTCCGTCCTCGCCGTGGGCCCGCGAGATGCGGTTCGACAGCGTGGCGCCGACCGCGCGGTCGGTGTTGTCCACATCCGCCGAGAGGGCGGCCGGTTCGCCGCGCTCGACGGCGTCGCCGAGTTCCTCGAGGAGGTCCCAGTCGAGCGCGTCGTCGACGTCCGGGTGGTCCTGCTCGCGCACCTTGTGGCGCGGGCCGTCGTCGCCCGGCTCGGCGATGAGCGCCGACAGGTCGAGCTTGCTCGCCTTCGGGTGGTCGGTGTCGCGCTGGGAGAGACAGTCCACGCGCCCGACCATCTCGTCGACCGTCTCGAAGCCGAGGTCGGCCATGATCTCGCGCAGCTCCTGCGCGATGAACTGCATGTAGTTGATGACGTGCTCAGGCTCGCCGGGGAAGCGGTCGCGCAGGTCCTCGCGCTGGGTGGCGACCCCCACCGGGCAGGTGTTCTGGTGACACTGGCGCGCCATCACACAGCCCGAGGAGACGAGCGCGCCGGTGCCGAAGGAGTACTCCTCGGCGCCCAACAGCGCGGCGACCGCCACGTCGCGGCCCGTCTTCAGGCCGCCGTCCGTCGAGACGGTGATCCGGTCGCGGAGTCCGGTCGCCCGGAGCATCTGGTTCGCCTCGGCAACGCCGAGTTCCCACGGCAGGCCGGCGTTCTTGATGCTCGTCTTCGGCGACGCACCGGTCCCGCCGGAGTGGCCGGAGATGTGGACCACGTCGGCTTCCGCCTTCGCGACGCCTGCGGCGATGGTGCCGATACCCGCCTCCGAGACCAACTTCACGTTGATGTCGGCCTCCGGGTTGGCGGCCTTCAGGTCGTAGATCAGCTGCTTGAGGTCCTCGATGGAGTAGATGTCGTGCAGCGGCGGCGGCGAGATGAGGCCGACGCCCGGCGTGGAGTAGCGCACGTGCGCGATGTACTCGTTCACCTTCGCGCCGGGGAGGTGGCCGCCCTCACCGGGCTTCGAGCCTTGCGCCATCTTGATCTGGATCTCCTCGGCGCTCGTGAGGTAGTTCGAGGTGACGCCGAAGCGGCCGGAGGCCACCTGCTTCACGTTGCAGTTGCGCTCGGTGTCGAAGCGCTCGGGCGGCTCGCCGCCCTCGCCGGTGTTCGACTTCGCGCCGATCCGGTTCATCGCGATCGCGTTGTTCTCGTGTTGCTCGGGCGAGAGGCTGCCGAGGCTCATCGCGGCCGTCGAGAAGCGCTTCGCGATCTCGTCGACCGGCTCCACGTCGTCGACCGGGATCGGGTCGCGGTCGTTGTCGATGTCGAGGAGGTTCCGCAGTTCCGCGGGCGTGTCGGGGTCGTTCACCTGCGCCGAGAACTCCTCGAACGCCTCGCGGTCGCCCTCGCGGACGGCGCGGTGGAGCGCGTTCACCGAGTGGGGGTTCCAGCCGTGTTTGATCCCCGTCGAGCGGTGTTCGTACTCCCCCTGCGTCTCCAGCTTCGGGTCCTCGCCGAAGCCGACGTCGTAGCGGTCGCGCAGGTCCGACTCGATCTCGGGGAGCCCGATGCCGTTCGTCCGGATCTCGGTCCCCTCGAAGTACTCGCGCACGAGGTCGGAGTCCAGCCCGACGGCTTCGAAGATCTGGGCGCCCTGGTACGACTCGACCGTCGAGATGCCCATCTTCGCCATCGTCTTCAACAGCCCCTGTTCGAGCGCCGCACGGTAGGCCGCCAGCGCCTCCTCCTCGTCGGCCCCGTCGGGACCGGCGACGATGTCGCGCACGGTGTCGTACGCGAGGTACGGACACACCGCGCCGGCGCCGTAGCCGACGAGACACGCGACGTGGTGGACCTCCCGGGGGTCGCCCGACTCGACGACGAGTCCCGCGCGGGCGCGCAGCCCCTCGCGCACGAGGTGGTGGTGGACCGCACCGGTCGCCAGCAGGCTCGGGACGTGGATCCGGTCGGGACCCATCCCGCGGTCCGAGAGGACGACGACGTCGGCGCCGTCGCGGACGGCGTCGGCGGCGGCCGCGCGCAGGTCCTCGACGGCCGCCTGCAGCGAGTCGTCGGGGTCGAACGTCGTGTCAAGCGTGACCGACGTGAGCGCGCCGTCGGTCGCGTCGCCCAACTCGCGGAGGGTCGCCGTCTCCGCCTCGGTCAGGACCGGCGAGTCGTTCGCCACCTGTCGGGCGTGCTCGGGCGTCTCGCCGAGGAGGTTCCGCTGCGGGCCGAGGCGCGTCTCCATCGACGTGACCAGTTCCTCGCGGATGTAGTCGATCGGCGGGTTCGACACCTGTGCGAACAGTTGCTTGAAGTACGTGAACAGCGGGCGGTCGAACTCCGACAGCACCGACAGCGGCGTGTCGTCGCCCATCGAGCCGACCGGGTCCTTCCCCTGCTCGGCCATCGGGCCGATGAGGTGGTTCAACTGGTCGGTCGTGTAGCCGAAGGCGGCCTGCTTCGCCCGCAGGTCGCCGTCCGGCCCGGTCTCGGGGGCGGGGTCGGCGGCGGCGGTCACCTCGGCGAGGTCGCGCTGCTCGGCGTCGACCCACTCGCCGTACCGCTCGTCGGTGAGGTCGGCGAACACCTCCCGGTCGTCGAGCACGCGGCCCTCGTTGCGGTCGGCGACGAACGTCTCGCCCGGCCGGAGGCGGCCGCGCTCGCGCACCTCGCTGGGGTCGTGGTCGAGCGCGCCGACCTCGCTGCCCATCACGAGACGGCCGTCGGTCGTCACGTCGTAGCGGCACGGGCGCAGTCCGTTGCGGTCGAGGACGCCCGCGACGCGGTCGCCGTCGAAGCCGATGACCAGCGCGGGACCGTCCCACGGTTCGACGAGCGACGCGTGGTAGTCGTAGAAGTCGCGTCGCTCCGCGCTCATCGCGTCGTCCTTGCGGTACGCCTCGGGGATCATCATCCGCAGCGCGTGTGGAAGCTCGCGGCCGCCCTGCAGGAGGAGGTCGAGCGTCTCGTCGACGGAGGCGGTGTCGGACTGGTTCGGGTCCGAGATGACCGGGCGAACCGCGTCCAACTCCTCGTCGGTGAAGCCGCCGTCCGCGAGGTCGGACTGGCGGGCGCGCATCCAGTTGACGTTGCCCTGGATCGTGTTGAACTCGCCGTTGTGGACGACGTTGCGGTACGGGTGCGCGAGGTGCCACGCGCCGAGCGTGTTCGTCGAGAAGCGGGCGTGGACGAGCGCGACGCCCGACGCGAGCCGGTCGTCGCGGAGGTCGGGGTAGTACGCGTCGATCTGGTCGGCCTTCAACAGCCCCTTGTACACGACGCGCTGTCGGTCCAGCGAGCAGACGTAGAAGCGCTCGCCGCCGTCGACGCCCTCGACCGCGGACTCGACCGCCCGTCTGGCGACGTACAGCCGTCGGTCGAACGTCTCCTCGTCGAGGTCGGCGCCCGACGCGGGCGCGACGAACGCCTGCCGGACGTCCGGCTCGGAGTCGAGCGCGGTCTCCCCCAGGTCGGCGCCCGCGGCGTCCGTCGGCACGTCGCGCCAAGCGACCACCTCCAGATCGTAGTCGGCGAGCGTCGACTCGAACAGCTCCTCCAGATCGCCGCGGACGGCGTCGTCGACGGGCATGAACAGCGACCCGACGGCGTACGTCTCCGGGAGTTCGCCGACGACCGCCCGGAAGAACTCGTCGGGCCGTTCGATCATGATCCCCGCCCCGTCCCCCGTGTTCTGCTCCGCGCCCGTCGTCCCTCGGTGTTCCAAGTTCTCGAGGAGTTCCAGCGCGTCCGATACTACCTCGTGCGATCGCCCGCCGTCGAGGTCGACGACGGCACCCACACCACAGTTCGAGCGCTCGTCGTCGGGGTCCGCCAGGCCCTCGACGCGCGCCGACGCGTCCGGCTCAGTCATGCGTGCGTGTTGGACACCTCCCGGTAAAGGGTTGACCCTAAACGGCTAAGGGTGTGTTATTGGCATATTAGGTTGTATGAGGATCACCCTATGTTCTCGGACGACCGTGAACAACTAGAAGTCGGTGACGACGGCGACGGACTCGGATCCGAGTAGCGATCACGACTCCAGCGGTCCCCGGCACGCGGGAGAGGCGGCTGGCGTCGACGCGCTCAGTACGACTTCGCGAAGTACGCGGTTCGGGTGGCGTCGTCGTCACAGATCGCACACGTCTCGTCGTGGTCGCCCCCGTGGCGGTCGTCCTCCTCCTCGAAGGGGACCATCACGATCTCGGCGGCGATCTGGTCTTTCACCTCGGTCTCGCAGGCCTCGTCGCCGCACCACGGCGCCTTCACGTAGCCGCCGTGTTGGCCGATGGTGCCGAGGATCTCGTTGCGCGAGTCGGCCTCGCGCACCTCGCCCTCGAGGTTCTCCTCGGCGGCGGCGTACAGCTTCGCGTACACCTCGTCGAGGTGCTCCTGTGTCGTCTCGGCGACGTCGTCGCGGTCGACGGTCGTCTCCTCGCCGTCGGGGCGGTGGACGACGGTGACCTCGTCGTCGTCGACCTCGTAGGGACCGATCTCGAAGCGGACGGGGACGCCGTTCAGTTCGTGCTCGTTGAACTTGAAGCCGGGATTGCGCGTGTCGCGGTCGTCGAGTTCGACGCGGACGCCCGCCTCCTCCAACTCCTCGGCGACGCCCTCGGCGTACTCCAGCACCTCGTCTTTCGTGTCCTCCTGCCAGATGGGGACGATGACGACCTGCGTGGGCGCGACGGTAGGGGGAAGCACCAGCCCCTGGTCGTCGGAATGGGTCATGATCAGCGCGCCGAGCGCGCGCCACGAGAGCCCCCACGACGTCGTGTGGGCGACGCGGTCGGCCTCGTCCTCGTCGGAGAACGTGATGTCGAACGCCTCCGCGAAGCTGGTGCCGAGGTAGTGGGACGTGCCGCCCTGCACCGACTTCCCGTCGGGCATCAGCGCCTCGACGGTCGTCGTGGTGTCGGCGCCGGGGAACTTGTCGTGGTCGGGCTTCTGCCCGCGCAGCACGGGGATGGCGAGGAAGTCCTGGTACGCCGACTCGTACTGGTCGAGGCGGGTCATCGTCTCCGCCCACGCGCCCTCGCGGTCGGCGTGGGCGGTGTGGCCCTCCTGCCAGAGGAACTCCTTCGTCCGGAAGAACGGCTTCGTGTCCGTCGCCTCCCAGCGCACGACCGACGCCCACTGGTTGAGGCGGAGGGGCAGGTCGCGGTGGCTCCGCACCCACTGAGACATGTAGGGGGCGATGATCGACTCGGAGGTGGGGCGGACGGCGAGCCGTTCGTCCAACTCCTCGTGGCCGCCGTGCGTCACCCACGCGACCTCGGGGTCGAACCCCTCGACGATGTCCTTCTCGGCCTCGAGGTACGACTCGGGGATGAACAGGGGGAAGTAGGCGTTCTGCGCGCCGGTCGCCTTGAACTTCGCGTCGAGGAAGTTCTGAAGGCGCTCCCACAGCGCGTAGCCGCGGGGGCGGGTGATGATGAACCCGGACATGCCGTCGGGCGCGTAGTTCGCCAGCTTCGCTTTCTGCACTACTTCGGCGTACCACTCGCCGGTCTCGTACTCCTTCGACTTCGTGATGCCCAGCTCCTGTGCGTCGTCGCCGCCGGAGCCGGCGTCGTCGTGTTCGCTCATATGCGTCGATGTCGGACTGCCGTCTTAAACTCGGTGCGTTCGGTCCGTCGGGGCGTAGAAGTGGTGGCGTGGCTACGCGCCACGCGGCGGGAACGGGGGGCGAACGCGACGCTCGGCGTCGCCAGGTGCGGTCGTGGACGGAGACCGAGCGTCGGTCATACCCGGAAGGTGCGAGCGCGACGGCAAGAGCGTTCTCCCGGCGTGGCACTCGGTGACGCGTGTGGCGAACGCTTAGGCGGGACGCCCCGCGATCGATACGCGATGACGCTCACCCCGGTCGACCTCGCTGGCGACGACACGGACGACCTGCTCGCGCTGTTCCGGGAGTACGGCTGGTGGGACGACCGCGAGCGCGACGACGTGGAGCGCGCGCTCGGCAACACGGACCTGGCGATCGGTGTGCGCGAGCACGACGCGGACGAGCGCCCCGGGGACGGCGCCCTCGTCGCCGCCGCTCGGGTGATCACCGACTTCGTCTACTACGCCCGCGTGTACGACGTCATCGTCGCCCGCGACCGCCGCGGCGACGGCGTCGGCCGCGCCCTACTGGAGAGCGTCGTCGGCGACGAGCGCCTCGCGGACGTGAACCCCGTCCTCCTGTGTCGCGAGGGACTGGTGCCGTTCTACGAGTCCGTCGGCTTGGAGCGCTACCCCGAGTCGGTCGCCGTCCCCGACGACGACGTCGACGGCGAGGAGGTGCTCGCGACGCTCGTCCACGCCACGGCGGGTGAGTGAGAAGCAGGGAGCCCCGCTCCACGTCGACGTGTCGCGGTTCGCCCGCGTGGAACACGAGGACGACGGCCGACCAGTCGTCGGCTCAGTAGGCGAACGCGCCCGCCCGGACCGACGAGCTTCCGGCCCCGACGCCGCTCCGTTCCGGGTGAGCAGGGAGCGGTCGCCGTCCACGGGGCGCCACGGCGTCGCCTCGGGGAGGACATCGCGGGCGTCCACGGGGGTGAGTCGTCGCCGAGGGGCCGGCTCACTCCGGGTCCACCTCCCCACGCTCGGTCGGCTCGACCGCGAACGGACTCCCGCCCTCGCGCCACGACCAGCCGGGGAGCCGCGTCTGGAACCCAGCCGCTAGCGCCGCGTCGAGGTCGTCGGCGCCGGCGGCGTCGTCCGGTCCGCCGTGGGTCCGCGTGTCCGCGAAGTGGAACGTCGCCTCCGCCAGCAGCGCGAGCGGCTGCCCGCCGGCGATGGTCGCGGCGAGGCGACGCCCGAGCAGTTCGTCGACGACGAACCCGGGGTAGTCGCCCGCGACGTCGAGGTCGCGGAGGAGCCCGGCGAGCGCGGCGACGTTGACCGCGCGGTCGCCGTCGGCGAACACGCGGTCGACCTCGCGGCGGTACTGCTCGTCGGTGACGCTCGCGACCTCGGTGTCGAACTGGTCGCCGAGGGCGGCGCGGGTGTCGTTGCACAGCGGGACGACGACGGGGGCGCGCTCGCGCAGTCGGTCGCGCTCGGCCGCGACCGAGTCCGGGGTGAGTCGCATACCGTGTCGTGGGACGGCGGCGCGGTAGTGGTTTGCGAAGGGTTTTATAACACCGAGGGAATACGGGGAGACAAGCGGGTTTTCCGTCGCCCACGCACGGGCAGCTTCACGGAGCCTCCCGTACTCATGCAGTCTTCCACTCACAGTCGACCCGAGGGCGTAGCGACCGACAGCCGCGCCCCGCGGGACCCGCGACGATCCGCTCAGTTATGAGTCAAGTCGAGAAACAACTGGAACAGACGAAAGCACAGATCGAGTCCGAGATCCCGAACGACGTCTCCGTCACCGACGTGAAGTACGAGGGGCCGGAGCTGGTTATCTACACGCGCCACCCCAAGGAGTTCGCCCAGAACGGCGACCTCGTTCGGCGACTCGCCTCCAAACTCCGCAAGCGGATCACCGTCCGCCCTCACCCGGACGTGCTCTCCGACCCTCGCGACGCGCGAGCGAAGATCGAAGAGATCATCCCCGAGGACGCCGGCGTCACCGACCTCGACTTCCACGAGGACACCGGCGAGGTCGTCATCGAGGCCGAGAAGCCCGGCATGGTGATCGGCCGCCGCGGCTCCACCCTCCGGGAGATCACCCGCGAGGTCGGCTGGACCCCCGAGGTCGTCCGCACGCCCCCCATCGAGTCCTCCACCGTCTCCAACGTCCGCAACTTCCTGAAACAGGAGCGCGAGGAGCGCCGCGACATCCTCGAACGCGTCGGCCGCACCATCCACCGCGAGGAGATGGCCGACGAGCAGTGGGTGCGCATCACGACCCTCGGCTGCTGTCGCGAGGTCGGCCGCGCCTCGTTCATCCTCAACACCGCCGAGACGCGCGTCCTCATCGACTGCGGCGACAAGCCCGGCGCTGAGGGCGAGGTGCCGTACCTCCAGGTGCCGGAGGCGCTCGGCGCGGGCGCACAGAACATCGACGCGGTCGTGCTCACCCACGCCCACCTGGACCACTCGGCGCTCATCCCGCTGCTGTTCAAGTACGGCTACGACGGCCCGATCTACTGTACGGAGCCGACGCGGGACCTGATGGGCCTGCTCACGCTCGACTACCTCGACGTCGCGAGCAAGGAGGGGCGCACGCCGCCGTACGAGTCGGCGCAGGTGCGCGAAGCGATCAAACACACCATCCCGCTGGAGTACGGCGACGTGACCGACATCGCGCCGGACGTGAAGCTCACGTTCCACAACGCGGGCCACATCCTCGGGTCGGCCGTCTCGCACTTCCACATCGGCGACGGCCTGTACAACGTCTGCTTCTCGGGCGACATCCACTACGACGACACGCGCCTGTTCAACGGCGCGGTCA
It encodes the following:
- a CDS encoding GNAT family N-acetyltransferase — its product is MTLTPVDLAGDDTDDLLALFREYGWWDDRERDDVERALGNTDLAIGVREHDADERPGDGALVAAARVITDFVYYARVYDVIVARDRRGDGVGRALLESVVGDERLADVNPVLLCREGLVPFYESVGLERYPESVAVPDDDVDGEEVLATLVHATAGE
- a CDS encoding beta-CASP ribonuclease aCPSF1 codes for the protein MSQVEKQLEQTKAQIESEIPNDVSVTDVKYEGPELVIYTRHPKEFAQNGDLVRRLASKLRKRITVRPHPDVLSDPRDARAKIEEIIPEDAGVTDLDFHEDTGEVVIEAEKPGMVIGRRGSTLREITREVGWTPEVVRTPPIESSTVSNVRNFLKQEREERRDILERVGRTIHREEMADEQWVRITTLGCCREVGRASFILNTAETRVLIDCGDKPGAEGEVPYLQVPEALGAGAQNIDAVVLTHAHLDHSALIPLLFKYGYDGPIYCTEPTRDLMGLLTLDYLDVASKEGRTPPYESAQVREAIKHTIPLEYGDVTDIAPDVKLTFHNAGHILGSAVSHFHIGDGLYNVCFSGDIHYDDTRLFNGAVNDFPRVETLVMESTYGGRNDYQTDQEDSERKLIETINETYERDGKVLIPAFAVGRSQEIMMVLEEAMRNDKIPEMPVHLDGMIWEATAIHTTYPEYLRDDLRDRIFHEDENPFLADQFNHIDGGEEERQEVADGGPCIVLSTSGMMTGGPIMSWLRHLGTEEESQLTFVGYQAQGTLGRRIQNGWDEIPVQDPHDRSRTSTLTLKMHVETVDGFSGHADRQGLENFVKTMNPRPEKVLCVHGDERSVQDLSSALYHDYNMRTFAPKNLETFRFK
- the proS gene encoding proline--tRNA ligase: MSEHDDAGSGGDDAQELGITKSKEYETGEWYAEVVQKAKLANYAPDGMSGFIITRPRGYALWERLQNFLDAKFKATGAQNAYFPLFIPESYLEAEKDIVEGFDPEVAWVTHGGHEELDERLAVRPTSESIIAPYMSQWVRSHRDLPLRLNQWASVVRWEATDTKPFFRTKEFLWQEGHTAHADREGAWAETMTRLDQYESAYQDFLAIPVLRGQKPDHDKFPGADTTTTVEALMPDGKSVQGGTSHYLGTSFAEAFDITFSDEDEADRVAHTTSWGLSWRALGALIMTHSDDQGLVLPPTVAPTQVVIVPIWQEDTKDEVLEYAEGVAEELEEAGVRVELDDRDTRNPGFKFNEHELNGVPVRFEIGPYEVDDDEVTVVHRPDGEETTVDRDDVAETTQEHLDEVYAKLYAAAEENLEGEVREADSRNEILGTIGQHGGYVKAPWCGDEACETEVKDQIAAEIVMVPFEEEDDRHGGDHDETCAICDDDATRTAYFAKSY